One Leptospira wolbachii serovar Codice str. CDC genomic region harbors:
- a CDS encoding outer membrane beta-barrel protein — protein MRNKYTLLATIVATLFSQASLFAQDKKEKDKSWYELVNFSGYVDVYYNYTTNNRQGATQDTAGTFHTYNKQFAVNAVKLSMEKLADKESPWGFRLDMQNGQNNMYQERPYQTTNSLHNMQLLQQAYVSAYFPVFKGLTVDVGKMATHIGLELLDSKDNIAYTIGYVFFNTIPFIHTGARANLQINDRLSTGLYLYNSAQGTGYTGNGQQFGYNGLSPYGDAAGGSSLTSTSQHAYADGPNPTRAIGTQVKYDVVPDKFQVVWNTLQANDNIKGRQNNALYYLEQSTGSSFPKQSSFHTDHWMIQNLILIFKPTDKLTTIFDYTYGERSGQTNTAAFGYEAGGVTKTKLDTAMPGLVPDLDPGLVAAGLTKDTNLSRENKLKRIYQTYQLQAKYQFTNFFALGFRFEYLDDKRYGGSLVVNPPLFAVTPADRYDLKFQDSIGTRAVSNYGQIKTLTFTPTFDLTENLQVKVDLRRDWGPGQQFVDTSGRPASYQNGIIVGMVAKF, from the coding sequence ATGAGAAATAAATACACTCTGTTGGCGACGATCGTTGCTACCTTATTTTCCCAGGCTTCCCTTTTTGCTCAGGATAAAAAGGAAAAGGATAAGTCTTGGTATGAGTTGGTAAATTTTTCCGGATATGTGGACGTATACTATAACTATACTACAAATAACCGGCAAGGGGCTACCCAAGATACAGCGGGAACTTTCCACACTTACAACAAGCAGTTCGCTGTAAACGCAGTGAAACTTTCTATGGAGAAGTTGGCGGATAAAGAAAGTCCGTGGGGTTTCCGCTTGGATATGCAAAACGGACAGAACAACATGTACCAAGAACGTCCGTATCAAACAACAAACTCTTTACATAACATGCAGTTGTTACAACAAGCTTATGTTTCAGCATACTTCCCTGTATTCAAAGGGTTGACAGTTGACGTAGGTAAAATGGCAACACATATTGGTTTAGAGCTACTTGACTCAAAGGATAACATCGCTTACACGATAGGTTATGTGTTCTTTAACACAATTCCATTTATCCATACAGGTGCAAGAGCAAACCTTCAAATCAATGATAGACTATCCACTGGTCTTTATCTCTACAACAGTGCCCAAGGAACTGGATACACAGGAAACGGCCAACAATTTGGTTACAACGGATTATCACCTTACGGTGATGCTGCGGGTGGATCTAGTTTAACTAGCACTTCACAACATGCTTATGCTGACGGACCAAACCCTACAAGAGCGATTGGAACTCAAGTTAAGTATGATGTAGTACCTGATAAATTTCAAGTTGTATGGAACACATTGCAAGCTAACGATAACATCAAAGGCAGACAAAACAATGCTCTATACTATTTAGAACAATCTACAGGATCATCCTTTCCGAAACAATCATCGTTCCACACTGACCACTGGATGATCCAAAACTTAATTTTGATCTTCAAACCAACTGATAAATTGACTACCATCTTTGACTATACTTATGGTGAAAGATCAGGCCAAACAAACACCGCTGCGTTTGGATACGAAGCAGGTGGAGTTACTAAAACTAAGTTAGATACAGCGATGCCAGGACTTGTTCCTGATTTGGATCCAGGTTTAGTCGCTGCTGGTCTGACAAAAGATACTAACTTAAGCCGTGAAAACAAACTGAAAAGAATTTACCAAACATACCAATTACAAGCGAAGTATCAATTCACGAACTTCTTTGCCCTTGGTTTCCGTTTTGAGTATCTTGATGACAAACGTTACGGTGGATCACTCGTAGTTAACCCTCCTCTATTTGCTGTAACACCAGCAGACAGATATGATCTTAAATTCCAAGATTCCATTGGAACAAGAGCAGTTAGTAACTACGGACAAATCAAAACTCTTACCTTCACACCTACTTTTGACCTAACGGAAAACCTCCAAGTGAAAGTAGATTTAAGAAGAGATTGGGGTCCTGGTCAACAATTCGTAGACACTTCCGGAAGACCGGCTTCTTACCAAAACGGTATCATTGTCGGTATGGTAGCTAAATTCTAA
- a CDS encoding CCA tRNA nucleotidyltransferase yields the protein MPIDIHSLVPQNYLNHLLQIDSALKGAGFECYLVGGSVRDLVMGKIPKEYDLTTNAEPKQVKRLFRTVIDTGIEHGTVTVVLDKINYEITTYRIDKDYTDGRRPDHVEFGTTLSEDLKRRDFTMNALAFDIKSGLLVDEHLGIRDIEQKIIRTIGNPMKRFTEDGLRPIRALRFASTLNFSIEPETKKAIHETKQITKKISLERFQDEVLKSFLGPKPSRMIQLLAEESIFQIFLPDLPAQLVTKDDILERLDQTSKELIGLQLALAFFSLFDGISLKELETILKTLKFSGQNTKDCLLFYEFLSKWETIKNSDEPNEFVLKKEYLAPVKRHFQLRIQIDAEFILKLKPIFGESISQMIRIWEEEPPLLLTDIKFNGNHLSETYPELAKTNYGMVLNYLLDLVLHSPKENEYSRLLHHSAEFISNLTK from the coding sequence TTGCCAATAGACATTCATTCCCTAGTCCCCCAAAATTACCTAAACCATCTACTACAAATTGATTCTGCGTTGAAAGGAGCAGGGTTTGAATGTTATCTTGTTGGTGGGTCAGTACGTGATTTAGTCATGGGGAAAATTCCCAAAGAATACGATCTAACTACAAATGCGGAACCCAAACAAGTAAAACGATTGTTTCGAACAGTCATAGACACAGGAATCGAACATGGTACTGTAACCGTTGTTTTGGACAAAATCAATTATGAAATAACAACGTATCGGATCGACAAAGATTATACAGACGGTAGACGACCGGACCATGTAGAATTTGGAACCACATTATCTGAAGATTTAAAACGAAGAGATTTTACAATGAATGCCCTTGCGTTTGATATAAAATCGGGACTTCTCGTAGATGAGCACCTTGGAATCAGGGATATCGAACAAAAAATAATTCGTACCATCGGAAATCCAATGAAACGTTTTACAGAAGATGGTTTAAGGCCAATCAGAGCATTAAGGTTTGCCAGTACTTTAAATTTTTCGATCGAACCAGAAACCAAAAAAGCTATTCACGAAACCAAACAAATTACAAAAAAAATATCTTTAGAGCGTTTCCAAGATGAGGTTCTAAAATCTTTTTTAGGTCCCAAACCATCCCGTATGATTCAATTGTTGGCTGAGGAAAGTATCTTCCAAATTTTTCTTCCGGACCTACCGGCTCAATTAGTTACGAAAGATGATATTTTAGAAAGATTAGACCAAACTTCCAAAGAGTTAATTGGGCTGCAATTGGCATTAGCTTTTTTTTCTCTATTTGATGGGATCTCTTTAAAAGAATTAGAAACAATACTAAAAACTCTAAAATTTTCTGGCCAGAATACAAAGGACTGTTTATTATTTTATGAATTTTTATCCAAATGGGAAACAATTAAAAATTCCGATGAACCAAACGAATTTGTCTTAAAAAAAGAGTATTTAGCGCCCGTTAAACGGCACTTCCAGTTACGAATCCAGATTGATGCTGAATTTATTCTTAAACTTAAACCAATATTTGGCGAAAGCATATCGCAGATGATTAGAATTTGGGAAGAGGAGCCACCTCTTCTCCTCACAGACATAAAATTCAACGGAAATCATTTGTCCGAAACCTACCCTGAACTGGCAAAAACCAATTATGGAATGGTTCTAAATTATCTTTTAGATCTTGTCCTACACTCGCCTAAAGAAAATGAATATTCAAGACTATTGCATCACTCTGCTGAATTTATAAGCAATTTGACCAAATAA
- a CDS encoding Fur family transcriptional regulator — MAGDPSQILKKIGLKVTKNREQVLSILQGSPRPLNHQEIMEKLPKEESWDRVTIYRALSDLEEKNLLNSLHSTDRVTYFELKSDGNHIVSAAHGHLICNVCGKIECIDDPWNGIPSAKHLKGFSTESVEIVFRGKCRNCQ, encoded by the coding sequence ATGGCTGGAGATCCTTCTCAAATATTAAAAAAAATCGGACTCAAAGTAACAAAAAATCGTGAACAGGTTTTGTCCATTCTGCAAGGATCGCCTAGGCCGTTAAACCACCAGGAAATCATGGAAAAACTGCCCAAAGAAGAGTCTTGGGATCGTGTTACCATTTACAGAGCTTTATCCGACTTAGAAGAAAAAAATCTTTTAAACTCTCTCCATTCCACAGATCGAGTCACCTACTTTGAGTTAAAGTCTGATGGAAACCACATTGTCTCGGCTGCACATGGACATTTGATTTGTAATGTCTGTGGTAAAATAGAATGTATCGATGACCCTTGGAATGGAATTCCATCCGCCAAACACTTGAAAGGTTTTTCCACAGAATCAGTCGAAATTGTTTTTAGAGGCAAATGTAGAAATTGCCAATAG
- a CDS encoding ribonuclease HI family protein produces MSTKDTTFIYCDGSSRGNPGPAAIGVSFQNNDGIEFFFLSEKIGNATNNVAEWQALHRGMEEAIKQNLQKIRFRLDSELVVKQMKGEYKVKNKDLLVFKNKCESLKSSIPNFEIQYIPREQNTRADQLANIAQDAKV; encoded by the coding sequence ATGTCGACAAAAGATACCACCTTCATTTACTGTGACGGTAGTTCCCGCGGAAATCCTGGCCCTGCTGCCATTGGTGTTTCCTTCCAAAACAATGATGGAATCGAATTTTTCTTTTTATCTGAAAAGATTGGAAATGCCACGAACAATGTGGCTGAATGGCAGGCCTTACATAGAGGTATGGAAGAAGCAATCAAACAAAATCTACAAAAGATTAGATTTCGTTTGGACTCCGAACTTGTCGTCAAACAGATGAAAGGTGAATACAAAGTAAAAAACAAAGACTTACTCGTTTTCAAAAACAAATGCGAATCTTTAAAATCTTCCATTCCTAATTTTGAAATCCAATACATCCCTCGCGAACAAAATACTCGAGCTGATCAATTGGCAAACATAGCACAGGACGCCAAGGTTTGA
- a CDS encoding class I SAM-dependent methyltransferase: MTERGFGALTMFENRLRKLKKEREKWAKRESIECYRIYSEDIPQVSCILDRYPNGLVLYDKSSLRFQAEEGHDERFDRIASIVRDVFQISEEQLFLKRRKKQKGTDQYDKLSIEGNFEWVKESNLEFQINLSDYLDTGLFLDHRITRDWLRKKSKGKSVLNLFSYTGAFSVYAASGGATKTKSIDLSKTYCDWALKNLEHNGFKSANHQMINADILQWMEEETKNPNRERYDLIFLDPPTFSNSKKMREEWDVQTKHRNLLLLLLTKFLSDDGEIWFSTNFRKFKMEVDEEEWKQRGFQCINRTKESIPVDFRDEKIHQLFCIRPESTS, encoded by the coding sequence ATGACCGAACGGGGATTTGGTGCCCTTACCATGTTTGAGAACCGCCTTCGTAAGCTGAAGAAAGAGCGCGAAAAATGGGCGAAACGAGAATCCATCGAGTGTTATCGAATTTACTCGGAAGACATTCCACAAGTATCTTGCATTTTGGATCGGTATCCCAATGGTTTGGTTTTATACGATAAAAGTTCCTTACGTTTCCAAGCGGAAGAAGGACATGACGAACGCTTTGATCGCATTGCCTCTATTGTTCGAGACGTATTTCAGATTTCAGAAGAACAATTGTTTCTAAAGAGACGTAAAAAACAAAAAGGTACTGACCAATATGATAAATTATCCATCGAAGGAAACTTTGAATGGGTAAAAGAATCTAACTTGGAATTTCAAATCAATCTCTCTGATTATTTAGACACAGGTCTTTTTTTAGACCACAGAATCACAAGGGATTGGTTGAGAAAAAAATCTAAGGGGAAGTCGGTATTAAATCTTTTTTCTTATACAGGAGCATTTTCCGTTTATGCAGCGTCAGGTGGAGCCACAAAAACAAAGAGTATAGATCTTTCCAAAACCTATTGTGATTGGGCGTTGAAAAATTTAGAACACAATGGTTTCAAATCAGCAAACCATCAAATGATCAATGCAGATATTTTGCAATGGATGGAAGAGGAAACAAAAAATCCCAACAGGGAACGTTATGATTTAATTTTTCTCGATCCACCTACATTTTCCAATAGTAAAAAAATGAGAGAAGAGTGGGACGTTCAAACCAAACATAGAAATCTTCTTTTATTACTTTTAACAAAATTTCTTTCCGATGATGGGGAAATTTGGTTCTCTACTAATTTTAGAAAGTTCAAAATGGAGGTCGATGAGGAAGAGTGGAAACAACGCGGATTCCAGTGTATTAATCGAACAAAGGAGTCGATTCCGGTAGACTTTCGAGATGAAAAGATCCACCAGTTGTTTTGTATCCGACCGGAGTCTACTTCCTAA
- a CDS encoding motility protein A: MIHSTLLGILAAVLSVFVAILIEGASLRSFFHLPAMLLIVGGTLGATFASYSISQVTKAVRDTRFVLSRKKENDLKLIFFRFWEKARKDGLLSLEDEAKKLDNPFLQKGIQLIVDGSDPRTIEEILWEAHEEEEKNDLKSAKVFETAAGFSPTVGIIGTVLGLVTVLENLDGGTKVLGQGIATAFIATFYGISFANLILLPISNQLKVIAKQESNERQAIMRGILSLQSGENRRILAERIDPFVKY, translated from the coding sequence ATGATCCATTCCACACTACTCGGAATACTCGCAGCCGTTTTATCGGTTTTTGTTGCTATTTTGATTGAAGGTGCTTCCTTACGGTCCTTCTTCCACTTACCTGCTATGTTACTGATCGTAGGCGGTACGTTAGGTGCCACTTTTGCATCTTACTCCATCTCCCAAGTAACGAAAGCTGTAAGAGATACAAGATTTGTCCTTTCTAGAAAAAAAGAAAACGATCTAAAACTTATTTTCTTTCGTTTTTGGGAAAAGGCAAGAAAAGACGGACTTTTATCTTTAGAAGATGAAGCCAAAAAACTAGACAATCCTTTTTTACAAAAAGGAATCCAGTTGATTGTGGATGGATCTGATCCCCGAACCATTGAAGAAATTCTTTGGGAAGCGCATGAAGAAGAAGAAAAAAACGATTTAAAATCAGCAAAAGTATTCGAAACCGCAGCTGGGTTTTCTCCCACTGTGGGGATTATTGGAACTGTACTTGGCCTTGTGACTGTTTTGGAAAATTTAGATGGCGGGACAAAAGTTCTTGGGCAAGGTATTGCAACTGCATTTATTGCAACCTTCTATGGAATTTCTTTTGCCAACCTAATCTTACTTCCTATTTCCAACCAACTCAAAGTGATCGCCAAACAAGAAAGCAACGAACGACAAGCCATCATGAGAGGAATTTTATCTTTACAGTCAGGTGAAAATAGAAGGATCCTCGCCGAACGAATTGATCCTTTTGTTAAGTATTGA